AAACAAGTGTTGGTCAGGATTTTAAGATCTGGTAGTTTTAGTGAACCTTTTAGCCATGGAAAAAGCTTCATTATCTTCTAACTTATCTCCTCAGCGGTGGTGAGCGTGGTGGCTTCAATAAGTTTGGTGGTAAGTCCAAAGAGTTCAAAACTTGAACCaaaaaaagtatatatatatattttccagaGACTTGTGTTTCATATGCAGAACCTTTATGCATTAGGAAAAGCCACCATTTATCAGATGTAACCTATGGGAGCACCCTCTGCAGCCCTCTATACAAATGAGTTCTTGAGATACATAAGGTGTCACTTATTTCTACATCCACTGGGCTTCTACTTTGACCAAAGTTCTTGGTGCCAATACATCTTGGTTGAATGTTTTGcaacaagacacacacacacacacaaaagtgtgCTTTggggaatgaaaacaaaagtgCTACTTCCTAGAAGTGTCTGGTCTGTgtggttccttttttaaaaaacaaaacacacaagaagCTTTAAGTGCTGGTGATTTTTTTGGAGTTAAAATGTGGTAATGGAATTGCATGCAATCCTGAGGATAACGATGCAAAGAGTTTACGTACCTTTTTATGGTTACTGGTAAAGAAAATGGGGGACGTCCCCAAAAACTGGAATGAATTTTTGGTCTTGTGTAAACTTCCCTTTGACTACATTACATGGTTTTGTAAGCTTATACCTTAAGAAAGATGGTTTATATTTAAGCTTATatcttaagaagaaaaaaaggtaTTTTTGCACTCAAACATACCAAACAAAATGTATCTGAACACTTCCAGGAGAGTTCCCATGGGTTTGCTGAAAAGGGTTTGGCATGAATGATCACTTGACCAGGTCAATTTAGTTTTAAGAGACCAGTGTTGGGCATATGCTTTTAGGTTTGTTAAGATAATTATTGATCTGATCTGGGTGTGATTAAAGGTATAATGGGTGAAATGTCTAAATATAGCAAAAATACTGATACATAAATGGTTTGTATAGGTAAATAATGGTTTAAGTGAAACAAAGCTATATTTATGCAAGGTTAGTTCACTGTAAATGTGTGGCATGGGCTAATGCCACTATATCGCTGCATAAATCTTAAAGCTGTTAAGTGTGTGGTTATATACTGTGACGCTAACCAGGGTAGCAAGTGGTATGATGCTACAACCTGATGTTACTGAAGGATGTGAATGACAAAGGTGTATtaaaaacatgtggacaaagaTCTCTTTGGGTAGCAGCTCCTTAAATTGTATATGCAAAGGTCTCAATTTAAACAGACCTCGGAAGGTGATGCTAAGCAGAATTTAACATGTGTTATGAGGGCTTTTGTAGTTGACCCTCCATGTAGAGTTGGAAAGAGGCGTTCTCTGTGTACAGTATGACATCTGAAAAAGGAGTTGTCACTGGTTTTGCAGCACTGTCTTCAAAGTACCTTAAGTTCTCTGACTTCACAGTATTTTTGCCTTTGGCTAAAGTAAACGTAGGCTCAACATTCAGAGCACATGTACCAACACTGGCCTGCTGTCTTTAATATGTTTAGTATGTGTGGGAGATGAGTCTGTTTCCACCAACTAACTAGATCTTTCCTTATTTTCATGTGCAAAAGGGCCCCGGGACCAAGGACCGCGCCATGATCCTGGTATGTGACTGTTCCCAAATAAGCAGTTACCTCTTGTGTTGGAGTATTTTGTGTTAAATTAGATCAACTTCAGATCATCCCCCTAAGACATAAGCATCACAcccatttcacaaaaagaaaaactgatcTTGAGCAGCTTAAACTGAAAGTTTGCATGAAATTCTTGTGTAGCCTGAATACCTACTAAGGTGTGGTCTTGTTAAAGACGTTGTTACACAGCTATTGCTGTAGCATCTACAGCAGGGTaatttttttctccatctttgATCCTTGGGTATGAAACTGAGTGACACTCGCTTACTTTGCAGCTTCTGAACAGGATAACTCTGACAACAACACCATTTTCGTCCAGGGACTCGGTGAAAATGTCACCATTGAGTCGGTCGCTGACTACTTCAAGCAAATAGGAATCATTAAGGTACCAGCACAGGAAACTCAGTAGTCTGGGTTAGCAAGAACAGCATGGTGAAACAGCACTTCTCTTCTCGCTCTGTGCCTCTTGTCCTTAACGTACAATCCAAGCAGGATTGTGGAGGGAGTTTGGTCAACTAGCTGAGAataagagtcaggactcctgtatTTCTGGTTGAGGGAAGGGGGATATCGTGGGATAGGGCAGATGAGGTGGGGGGCTCAGCACTCCTGCATTAGACTCCCAGTTTTATCACTATAGAACTGGGATATATGCTTCTAATGAGCAAGGTTTAGTTTGTTAAAAAGCTTTGAATGATCTAGATGGATGGTACTCAGTAAGCAGTATACAGATATTACTAGTATCAAATGTTTGTACTGTGGTGCCATGCCAGTGTGGATCTGACTGATACCAAGGCAGTCCCTGCTGTGACCGTCTTGCAATCCTTgtgactaaggctatgttttgtcatggaagtcaggaatccatgacttccagagacctccctgATACTCCATGCTCTACTGCAGCCCCAGGGAGCGAgggactggagctggcagccagtggaGCCTTAGGAGGGTTCTGGCAACAGCCTCATGTGGCTCCCTACAAGGTCCAGCGACAGGCGACAGcctcctgagggggccctcctcagggttctAGCGACGGGCAACAGCCTCaagtggagggaggggaacaggACACCTAGGGCGAGTGgatgtcctgttttctctttgggaattgtttattgcctgtgacctgtccatgactttactaaaaataaccatgacacaatcttagccttagtcatgaCTTATTGTTGATGGTTTTAGAGATCCTTTGTATGCCAATTTCTCAGATAGTCCCTAGTCTAAAGCCGTAGaatatttccttccatttttcaGTCTGCCCAATAAGGGAGGTGGACAGGGTGGCCTTCAGTTCTAGGTTACTCTCTAGAAGCTAAGATCATGAGATGTACCCCTTGTTTGTGTTTCAGACAAACAAGAAAACTGGGCAGCCCATGATTAACCTGTACACAGACCGCGAGACCGGGAAGCTAAAGGGGGAAGCCACAGTGTCTTTTGATGATCCCCCATCTGCCAAGGCAGCCATCGATTGGTTTGATGGTAAGTTGCTTCCATCGAGCTGGGCCAAGGAGCTCCTGAAGAAGCTGCATAAATGGtggagctgagagccaggacttctgggttctgtccctggttCTGGGATGGAAGTGGGATCTACTCTAGTGGATTAGAACAGGAAAGGAGGAGTTCTAATTTTAGTAGTGATCTTTTTTGCTCAATCACTTCCCTTCTGAACCTTAGATTTTTCTctttgtgaaatggggatgatacttaTGTTTTGCATAATACTTGGCTACTTCAGCATCTGATGCTGCAGTCATTTGAGTCAAGGGCAGGGCTTCAGTTAACTTCAGCATGAGTAGGATTCATTCTTCATGCCAtgtcttaaggcttgtctacagttGGAAGTTAATTCAAATTAAAAGTGGGAAGTTAATTTCAAATGCAGTAGCTGTGCTGGAATAGCTCCATGTGTGGGAAAGCCCTTAGCTGTAGTGCCCTGCTTTGATTCAGAGACAGAGGGGTTAAAGTGTTGTTGGTCAAGAATCTTGCTGGTTTGTTTTTCTAGTGGGAAAACACATTGCCTTGAAATAAGCTTGTGTTTTGCCTGTAGGAAGATTTCAGTTCTGCTGGAATTTTGTTTTCCATTAGGGAAAATCCATTTTTAGTTGGCAGGACATTCACCTGCATCAATATGGCAATTGCAATCAtgagagttgtagttcaggtgcctcatcaGCCCATTCTTGGTCTAGGCTTCCTGGCTGtactacatctcccacaatgcactgggatCTCAGACTAACAAAAAACATAGCCACCGAGTTGTGCATTCAAGACATATCTCCAGCagttctaaggccagaagagggaccactgtgatctaatctgatctcctgtgtgaCACCAGGCTAGAGagcttcccccaaaataattcctggagcatgtagaaaaaccatccaatcttgactttaaaatggTCAGTTACGGAAAATCCACCGCAACCCTGAGTAAagtgttccaacagttaattactctcaccgttaaaTGAACACCTTATTTCCACAAGGCATCTGAACTGCAGCTCCCTAAAGAATGCCTGCTGGGACAGATAGTCAAGCCAAGCAGAAATTCCATATTCCCATCTGGAAACATCAAACTAGTTATTTGAATCAGAAcgtcccaatttttaaaaaatggatcctAAGTTTTTATCCCAACATAGGACAAATCAAATCCAAATTTCcatcacagaatttttttttaattccaactGGCTCTGGGttaaagtggggtgggggggcattccTTTTAGACCATCACAAAACCAATCATAAAGCTCTGTGTGAGGTGAAACTGAGATGTCTGGTTTCTCTTTCCTCCAATTAGGAAAGGAATTTTCTGGCAACCCCATCAAAGTCTCCTTTGCTACCCGGAGGGCGGACTTCAACCGTGGCGGTGGAAATGGACGGGGTGGCAGAGGCCGTGGAGGTATTTAGAAATGTTTGCTCCTGATGGGGATGGGTGCTCTACCCCAACAGGAGAGTTACCTGTTTTTCAGGATCTGGAAACTACCCACCAAGTCTAGAAGCCATTATAGAGTCTGAGCTAAGGCCTAGCCATATAGACTTTAAACATTTGATTGGGTTAAAAGTCAGCCGTGTTAGGAGCCCTCCTTCTTATCACGTGCTTGTCTGTGGGTTATATGTACACAATACACCTATGGGTCAGCCATGATTTTTGTATCCACTCTTCATTTGTGGTATAATTGTAGTTgtcagtgcatgctgggaaaatcTGCCTCAGCATGTAAGTGACCAGATATAACATGTGGGACAGTGCATTCTGGGATACGCACTGTCCAGCCaactctgcagcaagggaagcACAGTTAAGGGGTGTGGCTGAGAGTGAAATAAGTTGTGATCTGGTTATAGGAAGTTAACCAGAGGCTGCTAGCAAGAGGTGACTACTGAATCCAACTCTTGGATGCTGTTATGGTTGAGCTTGGGGAATGACCTGCACAAAGGATCAGAACTCTGCAGGTTGTGAAGGCAGATAAACATGTCCTTTCCAGTGAGGCAGACCCCTTTTGATACCTCTCACCTTCCCCTCCTTATGCAGGGCCCATGGGTCGTGGTGGAtttggtggtggaggtggagggggcagtggcaaTAGTGGCTCCAGTGGAGGTAACAGAGGTGGCTTCCCCAGTGGAGGCGGTGGCCAGCAGCGCGCAGGGGACTGGAAGTGCCCTAACCCGTAAGTAGAGGCTCCGGTAAGTGGGGGAACCAAGTGGTAAAACTCTTGGATTTACCTGACACTAATGCCTCTCCTCAAATATTGCATCTTCCAGGACCTGTGAGAACATGAATTTCTCATGGCGTAATGAGTGCAACCAGTGCAAGGCACCAAAGCCCGATGGGCCCGGAGGACCACACATGGGTAACTTATACCATTCTTTTTCCTGCCCACCAGTAGGGGGCAGGCCTccatgggtgggtgagattgtgaCTGCCTCCGAGGCAATAGCATTTGGAGCATAATTGGCACCAGTCTCACTCGTGTACTTGTTTTTTCCCTCTGCAGGaggaggatttggggaagagCGCCGCGGAGGCCGAGGTGGTTATGACCGTGGTGGCTTCCGAGGAGGCCGAGGTGGTGATCGGGGTGGCTTCCGAGGAGGTAGAGGCGGAGATCGGGGCGGTGGATTTGGGCCAGGAAAGATGGATAACAGGTAAACAGATTGGCACAGAAAGGACATGATGTGATCATCTGTCCTGGGTTTTACTCCTGATTCTGTACAGCTGCAAGTGTGACTCAAGGTCTGGGAAAAATCTGCCTTCTGGTGACAATCTCAACCTAGTAGTTGATCTAAGAGAAGGTTAggggggtgacttgatcagtctacaGGCACACAATTCAGTGGCTGGcaactgaagccagacaaattcagacccggggttattttttgtttaaattgcaaAAGTAACCATTGGTGCAACTTACATGGGTGGTTGAGATGGATTCTCTCAGACGGGTCTTTAAATCAAGCCTGGAGCTTCTCAGATGTTTGCTGTAGCTCTGCCACACATCATGCGCTGGATGCCAGCAtcactgggtgagattctggcctgtgttatattgGATGGACAGACgagaggatcataatggtcccttctgaccttaacataGATgaattgggcaagtcacttctcctcttgtaaaatgtggataatgccGCAACATCTAAAATAATTGACTTGTTTCTGTTTATAAGCATCACTCAGCCGCTTGTGGATGAAGCTTAAAATACTTCCCTTATTCTGTCCCACACCAATCAGTCCTAatccttcctccttctctccacAGAGGTGACCACAGACAAGACCGCCGTGAGAGACCCTATTAAGACTGTACAAATTCCCAGACCATGTGACttatactttttttattttgtatgtcaGACTTTGTGCTGCAGAATGTAAAGCTCGTTCCATTTGTGTAAAACTTTGTATTGCCCTCTCAATTttacccttttttttcccccttctccctgtaTCTGGAAGAATcccctacattaaaaaaaacaacccattgTTTTAGTTGCCGTGTGTAGCTTTCTTTGGGGCCAGGGCTTCAATAAAGGCAACTTCAGTTTATACCAGAAAGCTGGGGTCACTGTACTGGAATGCCCCAATGCTAGTCATGAGTGTTTAATATATGTAAATACATCATGCTGTGAACAGTATTAACATGTAATTGAGCAGACATAAGCAGACAGAGGCATCTTGATCTGTGGTTTAAATGCCAAATTCTTGATTTACACTTGTGCATTAACATTTGAGTTCTCATCTTTATTACCTGAAGCACCATCTCCAGCATAGGAGTGTTCAGCTTAGTAGGGACATTATCAGTGTGTGAGCCCTCTGATCAGTGTCTACATAGAAAGTTTGATTGCtgaggttttgggggggggggcaggaaatggaTGATAAACTTGTTTCTGGGTTTTTGTGCTACCCCATGGAAAAGTGTGGTAGCTGCAGAATTAGAAAGCTATCTTATATAAAGATCTAATACAGATGAAGATGTGTATatacatgtatgtatgtgtatatacacatcttCATGCAAACTACAGGGATATCCATCTACACACAACCTTGAATGTGTTAAATGCAGATACGTAAAAGTGCCACCTCATGCAATAGATGTCTATTTTGTTCATGCATAATTAGTAGAACTATTAAATTCCAATGGATACTCAAATTATGTACACATCTATGCAATCCTATAGCAGACTAGAGAGTTGCACAGGTGAAACTGACCAAATTTGTTTGCAAAATTTTATCCGTTGGTCTAAGGTacaagaggtgggggtggggggagggttgtttgtttgtttgtttttttccttgttaGGGTGAATTTGGAGCAATAGTCTATGGTGATGAGCCACACAACTAGGTGAACAAAAAGCATCCCTGTTTTTCCAGAATCAGAGTTCATAAACTAAACCCACCCAAGCAAGGATGTGACCAGCAGTTAAAGCTTATCCAGGGTGTTGCTTATACAATCCCAGACAGCATTGTTGTCCACCTGCACAAAAATGGGGGCATGGGTAAAAGATGGACGCACATCTGTGTCTGGGACTGGTGAACTTCTCCCAGGGGAAGTGCTGTAGAAAACTTCAAGGGAGCAAGTTGTCCAGGTCAATCTTTCTTATGGTTGGAGCTGCAGTGTATGAATGTAATTAACTTAAATATGCTGAATAAAAAACAACTGCAGGTTATAAATGTGTATCCGTTCAAATGTTTCTTGATTTCACAGAAGCTTCATGGCTTTGTAAGCAAGGCCATAGTTCCTTGTGTTCAGCCGTAACAACCGCAAAATGGAAGATGTAGGATGTATTGAGATGttgcatgattttaaaaatccacctCTGGGGTGTGAAACAACTGCAAAGGGATGGTGTAAAGGAAGAGCTTTACTTCATggacatgtaaaaaaaaaaaaaaaaaaaaaacttcaacaaaCTTTAGGGGTCTAATTCTAAAGTAAGGAGACCATGAAACTTGAGGTAGGAGGTCTCTCTGCAAACTTCATTACACTAACATCCACCTGCATGGAACCACAGCAACTGTTCTCTTAATAACAGTATGGATTGTTTTGGGAGTCTGGTCCTATTGCAAAAGCTTTACATAGCCCAGTCAGTGCTGCTGGCCAAAATGTCATACGGGGTGAAAGCATCATCTGGTTTGCAATGGACTCCAGTTTGAAAAACATTGGCAGGTACAATCTGAGTTGAAGTGTAGGCCAGAGTCCCAGGTAGCAACAGTTCAGAACCAGCTGCCACAGACTTCTAATTGCAGTCTCTGTATTCACTTAAAAGTCATTGTGAAACAGAGTGGCTCTTGTTGAAATGCTTTGGGATAGGGCTGAGAAATATTAGAGTGCGTGTGAGCCGAGAGTACTGCAATACACCAGTTGTGGCTGTGTTACTGGCCCTAAACCACTTTTGATAGAGGATCAACAATAGTCTCTTTCCAGACTGATACCATGGTGTGATTGATGGGGGGGAGCTCAGCCATAGTGGCTAGATGTGTCCGATGGGGAATGCACATAAGGTTCGACTTAGACCATTTACTGTCATATGAACAACTTCTCTTTTTGGGGGGATGTTTGCCTCTAACCTTCTGAACCCCAAGTAATTTTAGGTGAAAAATCTGTGGAAGTGTCCTGATTGAGGTTTATAAATTTGTTTCAAAAATCCAACTATGTGTAAACAGTAATAATTCATCAAGACCAGCtggcattcatccaagagttttgaaggcACTCAAATATggaattgcagaactgctaaccaGGGTATGTAACGTGCTGCCAGCTAACTGGAGGATAGCCAATATAACGCTTTTTTTTGAGTGCTGAGTGCTTGCACGTCTATTCCACTGTGTGCCCCAAGCTCAGTTGCTGGAAATGTCCCTCGGTGGTACCAGTTGGGGTGGCTGTGGCATCCCCTGGTACCGTGTGGGCAGAGCACCAATATA
This DNA window, taken from Dermochelys coriacea isolate rDerCor1 chromosome 6, rDerCor1.pri.v4, whole genome shotgun sequence, encodes the following:
- the FUS gene encoding RNA-binding protein FUS isoform X1, which gives rise to MASNDYSQPATQSYGAYPAPPGQGYSQQTSQPYSQQSYSGYGQSADTSAYGQNSYSSSYGQSQSSGYSTQSTPPTYGTTGYGSSQTSQTSYGQPSSYPSYSQPPAASSTTGSYGSSSQSTSYGQPPSGGYSQQSSYSSQPQSSYGQQPSYNPPQSYGQQSQYSSSSSSGGGGGGGSSGSSSYGQDQSSMSGGGGGGGGGGSGGYGSQDQSSYGGGQQDRGGRGRGGYGRGGFDRGGRGSRGGRGGMGGGERGGFNKFGGPRDQGPRHDPASEQDNSDNNTIFVQGLGENVTIESVADYFKQIGIIKTNKKTGQPMINLYTDRETGKLKGEATVSFDDPPSAKAAIDWFDGKEFSGNPIKVSFATRRADFNRGGGNGRGGRGRGGPMGRGGFGGGGGGGSGNSGSSGGNRGGFPSGGGGQQRAGDWKCPNPTCENMNFSWRNECNQCKAPKPDGPGGPHMGGGFGEERRGGRGGYDRGGFRGGRGGDRGGFRGGRGGDRGGGFGPGKMDNRGDHRQDRRERPY